A window from Podospora bellae-mahoneyi strain CBS 112042 chromosome 1 map unlocalized CBS112042p_1, whole genome shotgun sequence encodes these proteins:
- the kap95 gene encoding karyopherin Kap95 (BUSCO:EOG09260HMA; COG:U; COG:Y; EggNog:ENOG503NX6P): protein MEGSPDINTVLTNSLSPDGALRNAAEQQLIQAAEQNFSQYLLTLVQALANENAEGHIRAAAGIALKNAFSAREFARQQSLQAKWLNQTDQETKTRVKQLALETLSSTNAQAGQACAQVVAAIAAIELPRDQWPDLMASLVRNVSEGSPHQKQASLTTIGFICESQDQDLRNSLIAHSNAILTAVVQGARKEETNLEVRLAAITALGDSLEFVGNNFKHEGERNYIMQVVCEATQAEDSRIQQGAYGCLNRIMALYYENMRFYMEKALFGLTILGMKSDDEDVAKLAVEFWSTVCEEEIAIEDDNAQVESSEQMRPFYNFSRVATNEVVPVLLALLTKQDEDASDDEYNISRAAYQCLQLYAQSVGAAIVPPVIAFVEANLRHDDWHYRDAAVSAFGAIMDGPEEKTLEGIVKSGMGPLIAMMDDPSIHVRDSTAYALGRITETCADAIDPTQHLDALIRSLFNGLMNTPKMAASCCWALMNIAERFSGDGESSQNPLTPHFNQSVTNLLAVTGRMDCEASVRTAAYEVLNTFVRNAASESLQAVASLSTVTIERLEGTIPMQAQVVSIEDKIILEDMQTSLCTVLQAIIERLDKEIAPQGDRIMQCLLQILSSVNGKSSVPEGAFTTISSLANAMEEDFVKYMDAFSPFLYNALGNQEEPGLCSMAIGLVSDITRSMGERSQPWCDNFMNYLLNNLRSTALANQFKPAILQCFGDIAGAIGGHFETYLSVVAQVLQQAATVTAGAEGSYEMFDYVITLREGIMDAWGGIIGAMKSGNKTAVLEPYVQSIFEMLNVIANDANRSEALMRSAMGVIGDLADAYPNGQLVEAFRADWLTAMIKETRQNREFQPRTIETARWAREQVKRQIGGAQGMMSQT from the exons ATGGAAGGCTCTCCGGACATCAACACTGTCCTCACCAACTCGCTGAGCCCTG ATGGCGCGCTCCGTAATGCCGCTGAGCAGCAGCTCATCCAGGCCGCCGAGCAAAACTTT TCACAATACCTCCTGACGCTCGTCCAAGCGTTGGCGAATGAAAATGCCGAAGGACATATTCGAGCCGCCGCCGGTATCGCTCTCAAGAACGCCTTCAGTGCCCGCGAGTTTGCCAGACAACAGTCTTTACAAGCGAAATGGCTGAACCAGACCGACCAAGAAACCAAGACCCGCGTCAAGCAGCTGGCTCTCGAGACGCTTTCCTCCACAAATGCCCAGGCCGGCCAGGCTTGCGCTCAGGTCGTCGCTGCCATCGCGGCGATCGAGCTGCCTCGTGACCAGTGGCCAGATCTTATGGCGTCTCTTGTCCGCAACGTCAGCGAAGGCAGCCCCCACCAGAAGCAGGCTTCCCTCACAACCATCGGGTTCATCTGCGAGAGCCAGGATCAGGATCTGAGGAACAGCTTGATTGCCCATTCGAACGCCATCTTGACGGCAGTAGTACAGGGTGCTCGCAAGGAGGAGACCAACCTCGAGGTCCGTCTCGCTGCCATCACCGCGTTGGGTGACTCCCTCGAATTTGTCGGAAACAATTTCAAGCACGAAGGCGAGCGCAACTACATCATGCAGGTTGTCTGCGAGGCCACCCAGGCCGAGGACTCTCGGATTCAGCAGGGTGCTTATGGCTGCCTGAACCGCATCATGGCTCTCTACTATGAGAACATGCGGTTCTACATGGAGAAGGCTCTGTTTGGTCTTACCATTCTGGGCATGAAgagcgatgacgaggatgttgCCAAGTTGGCGGTTGAGTTCTGGAGCACAGTatgcgaggaggagattgccaTTGAAGATGACAATGCCCAGGTCGAGAGCTCCGAGCAGATGCGCCCATTCTACAACTTCAGCCGCGTTGCCACCAACGAGGTCGTCCCTgttctcctcgccctcctcaccaagcaGGACGAGGACGCTTCAGACGACGAGTACAACATCTCGCGTGCCGCCTACCAGTGCTTGCAGCTCTATGCCCAGTCGGTTGGAGCTGCTATTGTCCCTCCAGTTATTGCGTTTGTCGAGGCCAACCTCCGCCACGACGACTGGCATTACCGTGATGCCGCCGTCTCTGCCTTTGGTGCTATCATGGACGGTCCGGAAGAAAAGACCTTGGAGGGGATTGTCAAGTCAGGAATGGGCCCTCTCATTGCCATGATGGATGATCCTTCCATCCACGTTAGGGATTCGACCGCTTATGCGCTCGGCCGTATCACCGAGACCTGCGCCGATGCCATTGACCCTACTCAGCACCTGGATGCTCTGATCCGCTCGCTCTTCAACGGTCTTATGAACACTCCCAAGATGGCcgcttcttgctgctgggcccTGATGAACATTGCCGAGAGATTTTCTGGTGACGGCGAGTCCTCTCAAAACCCCTTGACTCCTCACTTCAACCAGAGCGTCACAAACTTGCTTGCTGTCACCGGCAGAATGGACTGCGAGGCTTCCGTCAGGACTGCTGCCTATGAGGTTCTGAACACGTTCGTGCGCAACGCTGCCAGCGAGAGTCTCCAGGCTGTCGCCTCTCTTTCCACCGTTACCATCGAGCGATTGGAGGGCACCATCCCAATGCAGGCCCAGGTCGTCAGCATTGAAGACAAGATCATCCTCGAGGACATGCAGACCAGTCTCTGCACCGTCCTCCAGGCCATCATCGAGCGCCTGGACAAGGAGATCGCTCCTCAGGGTGACCGTATCATGCAGTGCCTGCTCCAGATTCTGAGCAGCGTCAACGGAAAGTCTAGTGTACCCGAGGGCGCTTTCACAACCATCAGCAGTCTTGCCAATGCGATGGAGGAGGACTTCGTCAAGTACATGGATGCCTTTTCTCCATTCCTTTACAATGCTCTTGGCAACCAAGAAGAGCCGGGTCTCTGCTCGATGGCTATTGGCCTCGTCAGCGACATCACACGGTCCATGGGCGAGCGCAGCCAGCCTTGGTGCGATAACTTCATGAACTACCTGCTGAACAACCTCAGGAGCACTGCTCTTGCGAACCAGTTCAAGCCTGCCATCCTCCAATGCTTTGGTGATATTGCTGGCGCTATTGGTGGCCACTTTGAGACATACCTCTCCGTCGTTGCGCAGGTATTGCAGCAAGCTGCTACCGTCACCGCCGGCGCCGAGGGCTCCTATGAAATGTTCGACTATGTTATCACCTTGAGAGAAGGCATTATGGATGCTTGGGGTGGCATCATCGGAGCCATGAAGTCTGGCAACAAGA CCGCTGTCCTCGAGCCATATGTTCAGTCAATCTTTGAGATGCTGAACGTCATCGCCAACGATGCTAACCGCAGCGAAGCTTTGATGCGGTCTGCCATGGGTGTCATCGG TGATCTTGCCGATGCTTATCCTAACGGCCAGCTGGTTGAAGCCTTCCGTGCGGATTGGCTTACCGCCATGATCAAGGAGACGCGCCAGAACCGCGAGTTCCAGCCCCGCACCATTGAGACTGCTCGCTGGGCCCGCGAACAAGTCAAGCGTCAAATCGGCGGCGCTCAGGGCATGATGTCGCAAACATGA